The Bacteroidota bacterium sequence ACGCGGATGTAATCTTTTTAAATACCTGCGCGATCAGGGACAATGCTGAACAACGAATTTGGGCGAGACTCAAAGATTTTCGTCAGAAGAAAAGGAAAAATCCGGGACTGATTGTTGGCGTTCTGGGTTGCATGGCGGAACGACTGAAGACAGAATTACTCGAGAAAGAAAAACTTGTAGACATCGTGGTTGGTCCTGATTCATACCGTGATCTTCCAAACCTTGTGAAAGCTGCAGGCTCAGGACAAAAAGCCGTGAATACGCTTTTGTCGAGAGAAGAAACTTACGCGGAGATCAGTCCGGTTCGTCTGGGTTCAAATGGAATCACCGCGTTCATTTCAATCACACGAGGATGCGACAACATGTGCGCATTTTGCGTGGTACCGTTTACACGAGGCCGTGAACGCAGCCGTGATCCTGAATCAATAATCAAAGAAGCTAAAGAATTATTTGATCAGGGTTATCGTGAAGTTACTTTGTTGGGACAAAATGTTGACTCCTACCTCTGGTGGGGTGGTGGTCCGAAAAAAGATTTACCGGAAGATAAAGCACATGCCGCGCTCTCACACAATCTCCCTGAAGATGAACAGGCACAGTTTACCACCTTCGCGGATTTACTGGATCGGGTAGCAGCTGTAGATAAAAAACTACGGATTCGTTTTTCAACATCCAATCCGAGAGACATGACAGATGCGGTGTTGTATGTTATGGCAAAACATGAAAACATCGCGAAATACATCCACCTTCCGATACAAAGTGGCAGTACGGCAATCCTGGAAAAAATGAATCGTGGGTATACACGTCAGCAATACATGGACCGAATTGAATCCATTCGAAGGATACTTCCGGGCTGCAGTTTGTCTACGGATATCATTACCGGTTATTGCACGGAGACAGAAGAAGATCACCGTGAAACTTTGAGCATAATGGAATGGGCAGGATATGATTATGCTTACATGTTTAAATATTCTGAACGTCCGGGTACGCTTGCCGCGAGAAAATATCCTGACGATATTCCTGAAGAAGTGAAAAGCAGGAGATTGACAGAGATAATCGACATGCAGAAAAAATTATCTCTTGAAAGTAATAAGAGAGATATCGGTATAACAGTAGAAGTATTGATTGAATCCATTTCAAAGCGTTCGGAAGATCATTTATCCGGAAGAAGCAGTGAAGGAAAAGTTGTTGTATTCCCAAAAAAGAATTTTAAACCGGGTGACTACGTTCATGTGAAAATAACGGATTGCACAGGTGGAACACTCATTGGTGAAGTTCTTTAATAAAGAGGGAAAGAACAGATTAATCTACCAACACAATGACCATTAACGAAATAAAAGCCCGCTTCGGCATCATCGGGAATTCTCCCCAGCTCGAACATGCCATTAATGTAGCGCGGCAGGTTGCATCTACGGATGTATCCATTTTGATTTTCGGGGAAAGCGGAGTTGGAAAGGAAGTTTTTCCTCAGATCATTCATCAACTCAGCGCGCGTAAACACGGTACTTATATCGCGGTAAACTGCGGTGCAATTCCTGAAGGAACGATTGATTCCGAATTGTTCGGACATGAAAAAGGTTCATTCACCGGCGCTCATGAAGCACGGAAAGGATATTTTGAAGTCGCCAATGGAGGAACAATTTTTCTGGATGAAGTAGGCGAACTTCCCTTAAATACCCAGGTACGTTTGCTTCGCGTACTTGAATCAGGTGAATTTATAAAAGTTGGCTCATCGAAATCCCAGAAGACAAATGTTCGTGTTGTCGGAGCAACGAATGTAGATCTCATCCAGGCCATAGAACACGGAAAATTCAGGGAAGATCTTTATTACCGTTTGAATACTGTTCCGATCCGTGTCCCTCCATTGCGTGACCGGAAAGAAGATATATTATTGTTGTTCCGGAAATTCGCGCATGACTTTGCTGAACGTTACCGTGTGCCGGCTTTGAGTCTGCAACCGGATGCACAGAAACTTTTGATTGATTACCGATGGCCGGGAAATATTCGTCAGCTTAAGAATCTGTCGGAACAAATGTCCATTCTCGAAAAAAATCGTGAGATCACCGCTGAAACACTCATGACCTACCTGCCTCCTGCTCCGCTGAGCAATTTGCCGGTATTGTTGCGTGATGATTCGAAAAGCAGCCAGGAATTTTCGGAAAGGGAATTGTTGTACAAAGTTTTGTTCGACATGAAAAAAGACATGAACGACATGAAATCACTGATCAGTGAAATCATGAAAGGCGCAGGCAATGATCCATCCTGGCACGAAAGAAACGCGACGCTGATCAATTCCATTCATGCCGAGGCTCAGCCGGCAATTTTCCCTACATCCAATCCCGGTGTAACTATACAACCCAGCAGTATTCAGCCAAATGTTACTGTTAGTCCGATTCAACAACACACGGAAGTAGAAGAATCCTTATCATTGGAAGAAAAAGAAAGAGAGTTCATTCAGAAGGCACTTCAAAAACACAAAGGCAGAAGAAAAATGGCAGCCAAAGAGCTGGGTATCTCTGAACGGACTTTGTACAGGAAGATGAATGAGTATAATTTGCATTAAGGAGGGACGGGAGACGAGGGACGGGGGACTGGGGACTGAACTAAGAAAAACATTAAAACACAGTATCTGGTACATTGTACCTAATACCTTATACTTAATACCTTATACCAATTACCATAACAACAAATTGAAAAAAGCACTATCACTTTTTTTTCTTCTCATCTCATTTGCGGCGTGTAAGGTAAACTACTCCTTGAGTGGTGCATCGATATCACCGGAGGTGAAGACAATTACGGTGAGATTTTTTCAAAAGACAGCAGCTTTGGGGCCGGCTTCCCTGAGTCAGACTTTTACGGAAGCATTAAAAGACAAATTCATTTCACAAACGAATCTGAATCTGGTCGACAGGGAAGGAGATCTGACATTTGAAGGAAGCATCAGCAATTATACCATTCAGCCTCTTGCCATCCAGGCGAATGAAACGGCGGCCAAGAACAGATTGAGTATTACCGTGAATGTAAAATTCACTAACTTGAAAGACGAAAAACAGAATTTCGAAACCGGCTTTACACGGTATGCTGATTTTGAAAGTTCACAGAATATATCATCCGTAGAAGATCAGCTGATCAAGGAAATCAACGATCAACTGGTAGACGATATTTTTAACAAAGCAGTGATTAACTGGTAATGGATCAAAGGCATTTCAAAGAATTGATGGAAAGCAGTCGGATTACCGGCAAGGAAAACCTTTCTTCCCTGCAGGAAATGACGCGTGAGTATCCGTACTTCCAGACTGCACATTTTTTACTTGCAAAAGCATACCATGACCAGGAACATGTTCGTTACGACAGGCAATTAAAATTGGCTGCAGCATATGCCGGTGACCGGAAAATGCTTTTTGAATTGATTCACCGTACTACAGCTCCTGCTCAAAAATTATTTACTCCGGCTGAAGACATTTCATCCCCTTTCATTCTGGATGAAAAACCAAAGACAGAAACAAGTCCGGTTAATTCTATTTCACTTGAATCAGCAACTGCTGATATTCATCCTTTCATTGAAAGTCCGGTCAGTATTCCGGAAAATGAAAATGAAATAAAAGCGAAAAATTCTGCCGAAGAATTTAACAGAGAAATTTTAAATCTTGTTCAATCCGCATCCAGAGAAGAAGAAACATTTTCATCCGGATTCAGTGAGGAACAAGAAGTAGAATCTCTGCCGGCTGATTTAAATCCGGCTCCCTTTGAAGATCCCAGAGAAGTACTGAAGAGGAGACTAACAGAAATACTGGGAGAGACGACAGAAACATCAGTCCCTGAAAATAAAGTTGCTGTTCCTGAAGTAAGCAAAGAGGAGACTCCGGTAATTTCTGTACCGGAAAATTCATCGTCAGAATTAAAAACTACAGAAGTAATTGTAAACGAGAAACACATTACGCCTGAATCTGAGATTCCACTTCTCCCTGAAGAAACGAAATTGAATGAGCCGGAGATGGAAGCTGCTGAAATTATTCTTCAGGAAAGTCATAAGCCTCTTGACATCATTGAGAAAACTGAGCTCGAACATGCCCTGGAAGAAACGCTGCTTCATTCGTTGGAGAATCTTCCGGTGATTGAGAAAGAGGTTGTCTCAATTTTTCCCGGGGAGAAAAAAAGTTCAGAACACATTGAACCTGAAAATATCACTCCCCGTTCTTTTGCTGATTGGTTAAAATCGCGCCACAGCACTAATTTTGGTTTTGTGGAGGAAGTGCACGCGGAAGACAACAACGCCTTCCCGGCAAATATTGATGTCAAAAATCACCATCAGGCTATTGAGTTTCAACCTGAAACATCTTCAGTTGAAAAGGAAAATGCTCCTATTCCGGTAGATTCAAGCTCAAAATCAGCTCTGATTGACCGTTTTATTGCCACCGAGCCGAGGATAGTTCCTTCGAAAGCGGAGTTTTATTCGCCGGTAAGTCAGGCAAAAAAGAGTGTTGCCGAACACGAAGATCTTGTTTCTGAGACACTTGCAAGGATTTATTTACAGCAAGGCAATTACCACAAGGCCAGATGGAGTTATGAAAAATTAAGCTTGCTTCATCCCGAAAAAAGCAGTTACTTTGCCGCCCTTGTCAAGGAAATTGACGAGCAATTCAATAAACTGAATAAAGAAGATCTGTAATGTATACTGTAATTACCGTATTGATCATTTTAGCTTGTGTACTCCTTGTATTGGTAGTACTCGTTCAAAATCCAAAAGGCGGCGGTATTGCCTCCGGAATCATTGGTTCCAACCAGTTGATGGGCGTTAAGAAAACAAGCGATTTCGTTGAAAAACTGACTTGGGGCTTAGCTGTTTCCCTGGTAATCCTCTGCCTTGCAGCAAGTTTTTCACTTCCGAATAAAGACCAGCGTACCGTTGGATCTTCCATGCAGGAACAAATTGACGCGGGCGCGGCTCCTTCCAAAACTCCGGTAGCGACTCCTCCGGCGCAGAACCAGCCTGGTCAGGCTCAGCCACAACCGGCACAGCCAGAACAAAAATAATCCGAATGATGAAAAAGCCCCTCTTCCAGAGGGGTTTTTTATAATATCCCTGTGATCGAATCAGGAAATCCTCTTCACCGCAGAAAGGATGATCTGGAAAGAATTCTTCAGGTGTCAGCGTGTCACACATTGCTGACAAGATATTTCATCCCTTCAACCGAAACTGGAAATCTTGTCAGAAAACGGGCAAATCCGCGCTGCTGGCATCATTTCTGACCTTTGCAAGAGGATTAAATTTCACATTGTATTTTATTATTAAAACTTAAAAACACATAATCAAATGGGTAAAGTTGCATTGAAACCGTTGGCAGACCGCGTGCTTGTTGAAGCAGCAGCTGCAGAAGAAAAAACAGCAGGTGGAATTATCATTCCGGATACCGCAAAGGAAAAACCACAACGCGGTAAAGTTATCGCTGTAGGTACAGGAAAAAAAGATGAGCCCCTGACTGTTAAAGTTGGCGATTCTGTTCTTTATGGTAAATATGCCGGTACAGAAATTACCATCGAAGGACGTGAATATCTTATCATGCGTGAATCTGATATTTTCGCAGTGATCTAAACTGAAAACATTTTCGCGGGAGAAATTTAATTTGAATTCTTTCCTGCTTTTCTATTAAACCTAAAACTAAATCCAAATCAACAATGGCAAAAGATATCACATTTGACATCGAAGCGCGTGACCGTCTGAAAAAAGGCGTGGATGCATTAGCAAACGCAGTAAAAGTTACCCTCGGACCGAAAGGCCGTAATGTTATCATTGATAAAAAATTCGGCTCACCAATTATCACAAAAGATGGTGTAACTGTAGCGAAAGAAATCGAACTGAAAGACGCCATCGAAAACATGGGCGCTCAAATGGTGAAGGAAGTCGCTTCCAAAACCGCTGACGTTGCCGGTGACGGTACAACAACAGCTACCGTGCTTGCACAGGCAATTGTTACTGCAGGACTGAAAAACGTAGCTGCCGGAGCGAACCCAATGGATCTGAAACGCGGAATCGACAAAGCTGTCGAGAAAGTTGTTGAAATGCTCCAGAAGATGAGCAAGAAAGTTGGCGATGACAACAAGAAAATCGAACAGGTTGCTTCTATCTCCGCTAACAACGACCACGAAATCGGCAAACTGATTGCTGACGCGATGGCGAAAGTAAAGAAAGAAGGAGTTATCACTGTTGAAGAAGCAAAAGGAACAGAAACTACTGTTGAAATTGTAGAAGGTATGCAATTCGACCGTGGTTACATCTCTCCTTACTTCGTAACCAACGCTGACAAAATGGAAGCTGTTCTTGAGCGTCCACACATCCTGATTTATGATAAAAAGATCAGCAACATGAAAGAACTGTTGCCGATTCTTGAGAAACAAGTACAGACAGGAAATCCATTGCTCATCATCTCCGAAGAAATCGACGGAGAAGCACTGGCTACACTTGTTGTGAATAAAATCCGTGGTTCATTGAAAGTCGCTGCTGTAAAAGCTCCGGGCTTTGGTGATCGCCGCAAAGCAATGCTTGAAGATATCGCGATTCTCACCGGTGGAACACTCATCAGTGAAGAGCGTGGTTTCAAACTTGAGAATGCTGACCTCAGCTACCTCGGTAAAGCGGAGAAAATCACTATCGACAAAGACAACACAACTATCGTTGGCGGTGCAGGTAAAAAAGCCGATATCACAGCGCGTGTAAATCAAATCAAAGCTCAGATCGAATCTACTACATCTGATTACGATCGCGAGAAACTTCAGGAACGTCTGGCGAAACTGGCCGGTGGTGTTGCGGTTCTGTACGTTGGTGCAGCTACTGAAACTGAAATGAAGGAAAAGAAAGATCGCGTTGACGATGCATTGCACGCTACCCGTGCTGCTGTTGAAGAAGGTATCGTACCGGGTGGTGGTGTCGCGTACATCCGTACCATCAACACGCTCGAGAAGATGACCGGCGATAACGATGACGAAACAACCGGTATCATGATCGTGAAACGCGCTCTCGAAGAACCTCTTCGTCAGATTGTGGCGAATGCAGGTATCGAAGGTTCTATCGTGGTTCAGAAAGTTCGTGAAGGCAAAGAAGACTTCGGTTACAATGCCCGCAGCGATAAATACGAGAACCTGTATGCAGCAGGAGTTATCGATCCTACTAAAGTTACACGTGTAGCTCTTGAGCACGCGGCTTCTATCGCCGGCATGTTGCTGACTACTGAATGTGTACTTGCTGATATCAAAGAAGACAAACCAGCTCCTGCAATGCCAGGCGGTATGGGCGGCGGAATGGATTACTAAGAATCCCATCCCCATGATAAAAACAAAGAGGCTGTTCGAAAGACAGCCTCTTTTGCTTTTTACAGCTCCCGATAAAATACTACCTTTCCTCACCAGGAATTTACAAGGTGAAAATTTCCCGCTTACTCTCTTCTTTATTTTTGTTCTTGTCTGTCGCAGTGAACGGACAACAAACTCTCACCGGCGAATATCACGGCAAGATCAAAAGTGATTCGGTTTTTATTTTTGTGGATGAAATTTCAGGTTCTTCCATCAATGGAAGAATTCAGAATGCAGATGGATTATTTCCCTTTGAAGGAAGCGTGAATGGCAATGAAATCCAAAGCGCGAGGATCCATCGTGAAAAACAATATCAGAATTTCCGTGGTCGATTCCTTAGCGACCGGTTGTCACTGACTTTTGATCTCTTTGATGAAGTAAAGCTGGAACACAAACAGGCGACCACAGAGTTTCTGAAAATAAGCCGGGCAAGTATCGCCGTCATCACTGACACATTTAAGATGGGTTCCGGCGGTGAAGGGCCCCCTGTTCCCAATGGAAAATCCGTGATAACATTTGAACACGACTCAAGACTTGTAGGACTCTGGGAATCCATTACAAAGCACAGCAATCCAAAGCCACCGGTAGCAACTTCTGAAACACGTACCTTGCATGTTTTCTTTGCTGATGGAGGCTGTGGCAGTAGCAGCGGAAAACCGTATCGCCCGGGGTCAATTGACACAAGTGATTTCAAAGTAAGCATTCCAACCAGGGACAGCGCTTTATCGTGGTACACTACAAACAATACACTTATATTTTTCGAAAAACCAAACCCTTTAAAACCGATTTACAAAGTAAAATACCAGTTTACAGGTGAAACACTTTATTTCATCAATCAGAATGGATCCTCTGTTAAGCTGAGAAGGAGAGAAAACAAATAGTGGGTTTTAGATTCGCCAGGAACAATTTTCATGAATAATCAATGTAGTTTCTAAAAATCATACAGGCTTTTCTGAGGAATCAAGGATATCTTTATACAACCGAATCTCTCCGCCATGATTTTCTCAAAAATAAATTTAGAAAACGAACTCATTCGTATTCGTACACAAAAGCAACATTTAATTGACGATGTTCACGAGATTCTTCAGGCAGCCCAAAAGGATGACGAGAAAATTCTTGGGCGTTTAAAATCTACCTCCGCGGAAAGAGATCTTGGCATCCGGATCAATGACAAAGACAGGAACAGGATTTTTTCAGTTGAAGACATTAAAACAATCTGCATCCGTTATCGTCTGCGTTTTCTGGACTCGCATTATTTCCGTTCCGAATATCCTTATGAAGCCATTGCACAGATCAGGCAGTTTGAAACGGAGTATGGATTAAAAATCGGACAATTTAAAATCATCGCGCCTGAACATACTTTCAACCTGGAAAACATCAACAAAGACCCTTTGCTTTTCGCACGTCTTGATGACAATACTTTTTATCTCATTCACAAATGGGGGCAGGACCTTGCCTGGTACAAACGTTTTCTTCTCTGGCCATTGCAAAATCTGCAAACCTATCTCATTTCACTTTTCCTGATCGCAGCAACATTTTCATTTCTCCTCCCCGCTTCCGTGATGAATATCTGGAACATTGAAAGCGAACTCTACCTTCGCATCTGGCTCACGCTCCACACCTTCATTGGTATTTTTGGCTTGAGCTTGTGGGCAGGACTATCGTTTGACAAGACGTTTAGTTCGATGAATTGGGATAGTAAGTACTACAATTATTAGTTCGAGGCTCGAGGTTCAAAATTTCATCAATTATTTCAGGTAGGGTATTGAAACTAATTTATTCTTTTCGATCATACGCCCATCCTTTTAAAAAAATCTTACTCTCCTGATTTTTCTCATTCATGAACTCACAGGTTTTATTATGTCAATCCTGAAAGATGACCGTCTTCCATAAGGATTTATTTTATGGGCTCGCAAAATTTAATCTGTGTCCCCTACATCTTCATGCAGTCAGCCAATTAGTGAGAAAAGATAATTTTGGTATATCAATAAAGCATCCATTCGCTTCAATATTCCAAATACTATTAGATTATGAAAATTCCCAGGCTTCTAATCTTTATGTGCTTCATTTCTCTTGTCAAACCAGCCTATCCTTCTATGACATTTTGGGCAGACCGTTGGAATATTTTAGAAGCGGCTCCCGCAGCATTCCATGCGGTACCGGATTTTGGATTACCAGGAGCAGTGTATATCTGGAGAATAAATAACACCATAGTTCAAAACGGTCCGGATGCGGATTATTATATCGCCTATGTTTGTTTTGAAGACCTGAAAAATCTATCCTGTGAATACACCGATGGAATAAACAGTACAACAGCTGGAATTGAACAAGGAATGACAGACGGAAATTATATTATTGAATTTCCGTATCCAGCTGTTAACATGGTTCAAACAAACCCCTGCATGGGAACATTAGTTGATTTTGTTGCCGTGACGAACGCGGACCCTGGAAGCATTGTAGATTATGACTGGTCCGTGAAAGATCAAAATGGAGTTATACTAGACATATTTCCGGGAGAAGCTGAGACTTTTTCATACGTAATTGGAAACAATGGTTGGATTGTCACATGTACGATCAATGCCATCTCATTATGCGGTCCTATTGTAGCCTATTCAAGAGAATATTCTCCTGCTATGGAGGATGGCATACCTGATGTGTTCCCACTAATTACCTGTTCAGCAGACCATTCACCAATTTGTCCGGGAGGAGTGAATACATTAACAATAACTGTTGATGATCCGACAGGTATTTTATTGAACACAACCTATACCTTCGCCCGAAATGGAGTTGAAATTCTTCAAACCGGGCCTTCGAATATCTATACAACCTCGTCCTTAACCGCCTTTGACACGGTTCAATTTGGTACATATTCAAACTTTACAGAGCTTTGCCCACCATATGGTCTTGGTATTTCCGGGGGGTGGCAAAGAAAAATCCGGGTAGATCCTTGTAATAACGAAGTTTCTCTTGTTGTCTCCGCTTTTTTTGACGGCTACTTCATGATGTCCGATCCAAATAAACCATGGGTATCCCCTTTACACGGTGGAATAATGGAAACCCGTCTTTCTAATGCTGAACCTGCACACTATTACAATGCTGTTGATCACATCACTATTGAATTACATAACTCCACTACACCATTTTCACTGGCGGCTACAAGTATTGGAATTATTAATATTTGGGGAGAGGTGACGGTGGTCTTCCCCGCAGCCATTGCAGGACAATCCTATTTCATTGTAGTCAGGCATCCTGGTTCCCTAGAAACATGGAGTACAAATCCTGTACTATTCAATGCTCCTCAGATCAGATACGATTTTACCAACAGTGCATCAACTGCCTTTGGAAACAATTTAAAAGAAGTGGCACCTTCCATATTTGCAATTTACAACGGCGATATCAATGGCGATGGAGCCATTGACATCAACGACGTGAATGCTGTCGCCAACCAGGCTTCCCTTCATGCTTCAGGATATGTTCCCGAAGATCTCAACGGAGATTTGCTTGTTGAATCCGCGGATTACAGCCTTGCTGAAAATAACCTGGCCCTTGGGGTTAGTGTGATGAGACCATAATTTCCAGATTAGAGATCAAACACTAACTGGAGTAGATATCAGCAGTTTTTATTTTAAAAAATACAAGCTTCTATCAATCACCTTCCACACTTCACTTGACCAAAATTTCATCCACAAAAATATGTGAATCATAACCTGCTCCGGGATGCCAGGAAGGTAAGGGTCCGTAGGTGGTAGCGACAATTTTTAGATAGCGGGAGGAAACAGGATTTATTTTTCCTGTATAATCTTTTACCTGTGCTTTCATGTCGGTATCCGGAATGGTATTGGAAATTTTCAGAACAGAAGAAAAATGTTTCCCGTCATTCGAAGTAAAATATTCTACTTTCTTTGGGAACATTATCCACGGACTAACATCCTGTAAAAAGCCGGCGCCGACTTCTGAAATTTTCTGAACGGATCCCAGGTCAACAACAGCGACAAAATCCTCTCCCTGGTATCCCTGCCAGCATCCTTTTCTCCAATCGGTAGTTCCTCTTACCCCGTCAATAATTCCATTATCACCACCGGCAGTATACTGAGCACTGTAATGCGAAAGTATTTTCACTTTCCAGTTTGGGTGTTTGTTCCGGATAAAACTTGCGGTGGCAACAGCACTACTCACATCTTTTCGAATCGCTACGGCTTTAATGGTGGTATCGTTGTCGATGAAAATTGGATTCGAGTAAACTGTAGAAGCTGTAGTCGGTTCAGAACCATCCGTAGTAAAGAATATTCTCGCCCCATATCCCGCTTTAATTTCAATCCGGGTGCTGTCAGTAAATGTAACACCGGGATCACTGAACACCGGAGTTGTTACAAGATTGAGCACCTCCGGTTCACCCGGCATTGTTGATGGAGGGAAATCAGTCCCGAATGTTTTTTCTGGAACAGGTGACATAGTATATTTCAATGTGCCACCTTCGCGGAGAATCGCATTCTTAATCCAATTCAATGTGTAAGGCTTATCGTTAAGTGTGATCGACGAAACATAAAAGTTCTCCTTCGAAACAGACGGAGCAAGGGTAGTGAATGACTTTCCGTTCTCAAGGTGAATCACAGTTTTCTGAAACAATGGTGTACCTAAACACAAATAACCGGAGCCGGGAGTTACAGAATAAATGCCCAATGCACTGAGTACATACCACGCGCTCATTTGTCCGCAATCTTCATTACCGCTCAATCCATCCGGACTACTGTGATATTGTCCGTCGAGAATTTGGCGTATGCGCTGCTGTGATTTCCATGGTTTGCCAACATAATTGTAGAGATAAGCCATGTGATGACTTGGTTCATTACCGTGAGCATACTGACCAATCATTCCGCTGATATCCGCCTGTTCTCTTCCGGTGGTGGAACTATTGGTTGAAAACAAACTATCCAGCTTCGCTTCGAATTTTATTGGACCACCCATCGCGATGATCAATCCCGGAATATCCTGAGGAACAAAAAAAGAATACTGCCAGGAGTTCGCTTCTGTATAATGATTGTTCACCTGGTAAGGGTCGAAGGGAGAAAGCCAGGCAGCATTTTTCTTTGGCCGCATGAAATGAGTTTCCGGATCAAAGGAATTTTTCCAATACTGCGCACGTTGATAGAATTTTTTTGATTCCTCAAAATTGTATTGCAGTGAAGCATATTTCGCGATGCACCAGTCATCGAAGGAATATTCCAATGTTCTTGAAACAGATTCCGGCTGATCATTCACATCGAGTCCGGCGTGTTCCATATAGGCGCCAAGGCCAAAACGATTTTTGGATTGCGCGCTTTTTAACATCGCCTGTAAAGCCTTGCCTTCATCGAAACCGCGAATACCATTGATGTAAGCATCCAGAATTACAGGAACAGCGTGATAACCAATCATGCATTCCGTTTCGTAGGCCGACAATTCCCACACCGGCAACAATCCACCTTGCTCGTATTGATTCAAAAATGTTTTGACATAGTCCAGTGTACGTTTACGATCAATGATGGCCATTAAAGGATGCAATGCGCGAAATGTATCCCAGAGCGAAAAGACGGTGTATTGCTGAAAGCCGTCAGCAGTGTGAACTTGCTTATCCATTCCACGATAACGACCGTCAACATCCGTATACAAATTCGGAACCACCATGCAATGATAAAGAGCTGTATAAAATGTGACTTGTTGATCCTGTGTTCCACCACTCACTTCAATTTTTGAAAGCTCTTTATTCCAGGCAGTCCGCGCGTCCGCTTTTACTTTTTCAAAATTCCAATCAGGAATTTCTTCTTCAAGGTTATGTCGCGCGTTTTCTTCTGAAACGGCGGAAATACCAACTTTTACGTATACTACTTCGCTTTCATTTGTATTGAAATGAAATGCTATCCGGATGATTTTAGAATTGTATGTCTTTTGAAGGTTTTTTCCTTCTAAGAGCACCGAATCAATGACACCACTCACTCTGCTATATGGCTTTGAAAATTCCAATGCAAAATAAACCAACTGATCCTTAGACC is a genomic window containing:
- a CDS encoding GH92 family glycosyl hydrolase codes for the protein MKKNLLFAILILTGFSSMAQADYAALVNPFIGTGGHGHTYPGATLPFAMVQLSPDTRIDGSWDGCGGYHYSDSIIYGFSHTHLSGTGCSDYGDILLMPFVGKFESDKKVKSTFSHANEKASTGFYSVKLSESGVNVELTSSLRAGFHKYTFPKSDQSKILLDLTHRDEVLSSEITFVDSMHIQGYRRSSAWSKDQLVYFALEFSKPYSRVSGVIDSVLLEGKNLQKTYNSKIIRIAFHFNTNESEVVYVKVGISAVSEENARHNLEEEIPDWNFEKVKADARTAWNKELSKIEVSGGTQDQQVTFYTALYHCMVVPNLYTDVDGRYRGMDKQVHTADGFQQYTVFSLWDTFRALHPLMAIIDRKRTLDYVKTFLNQYEQGGLLPVWELSAYETECMIGYHAVPVILDAYINGIRGFDEGKALQAMLKSAQSKNRFGLGAYMEHAGLDVNDQPESVSRTLEYSFDDWCIAKYASLQYNFEESKKFYQRAQYWKNSFDPETHFMRPKKNAAWLSPFDPYQVNNHYTEANSWQYSFFVPQDIPGLIIAMGGPIKFEAKLDSLFSTNSSTTGREQADISGMIGQYAHGNEPSHHMAYLYNYVGKPWKSQQRIRQILDGQYHSSPDGLSGNEDCGQMSAWYVLSALGIYSVTPGSGYLCLGTPLFQKTVIHLENGKSFTTLAPSVSKENFYVSSITLNDKPYTLNWIKNAILREGGTLKYTMSPVPEKTFGTDFPPSTMPGEPEVLNLVTTPVFSDPGVTFTDSTRIEIKAGYGARIFFTTDGSEPTTASTVYSNPIFIDNDTTIKAVAIRKDVSSAVATASFIRNKHPNWKVKILSHYSAQYTAGGDNGIIDGVRGTTDWRKGCWQGYQGEDFVAVVDLGSVQKISEVGAGFLQDVSPWIMFPKKVEYFTSNDGKHFSSVLKISNTIPDTDMKAQVKDYTGKINPVSSRYLKIVATTYGPLPSWHPGAGYDSHIFVDEILVK